The Branchiostoma floridae strain S238N-H82 chromosome 17, Bfl_VNyyK, whole genome shotgun sequence genome has a window encoding:
- the LOC118404642 gene encoding dihydrolipoyllysine-residue acetyltransferase component of pyruvate dehydrogenase complex, mitochondrial-like yields MLRSAAQLRCCLRRFPGVKLAPGTGQGSSRTVGVRCGCSAAHIAARSRATLTSVKPQDGRMVFLMQRRLYSSDGLPAHHKVVLPALSPTMEMGTIVSWEKQVGDQLNEGDLLAEIETDKATMGFETPEEGYLARIFIEAGEKDIPIGKLLCIIVENEDDIAKFKEWIPPADAESAEKPLPKPVSESPSPPPPAAAAPPPPPPPPVAAMSPPPTPAAPPPTPGARVFASPLAKKLAADKGIDLSMVSGTGPGGRIRSQDIEAFTPAAAPAPAVAPAAPSAAPVGTFVDIPLTNVRKVIASRLLQSKTTIPHYYLSVDINMDNVIALRKELNAIVEKEDVKLSVNDFIIKAAALSCLKVPECNSSWMDSVIRQYNKVDVNVAVSTDSGLITPIVFNAHTKGLAAINSDVISLAARAREGKLQLQEFQGGTFTVSNLGMFGIKNFSAVINPPQACILAVGGAVKTVVPDADAENGLSVATMMSVTLSCDHRVVDGAVGAQWLQEFKLYLEKPETMLL; encoded by the exons ATGTTGCGATCTGCCGCCCAACTCCGCTGCTGTTTACGGCGGTTTCCGGGGGTCAAGCTCGCCCCCGGGACGGGACAGGGCTCGAGCAGGACCGTCGGGGTGCGATGCGGCTGTTCGGCGGCTCACATCGCCGCTCGATCCCG AGCAACTTTGACATCAGTAAAGCCTCAAGATGGAAGAATGGTCTTCCTTATGCAGAGAAGACTCTATTCTTCAGATG GCCTCCCAGCTCACCACAAGGTGGTCCTACCAGCACTGTCTCCAACAATGGAGATGGGTACCATTGTGAGTTGGGAGAAACAAGTTGGTGATCAGCTGAACGAGGGAGACTTGCTGGCAGAAATCGAGACGGACAAGGCTACCATGGGGTTTGAGACACCAGAGGAGGGGTATCTGGCCAGGATATTCATAGAGGCCGGAGAGAAAGACATACCCATAGGGAAG ctGCTGTGCATCATTGTTGAGAACGAGGACGACATTGCAAAGTTCAAGGAATGGATTCCGCCAGCTGATGCTGAATCGGCGGAAAAACCGCTACCAAAACCAGTCTCTGAATCG CCCTCGCCACCTccaccagcagcagcagccccaccccctcctcccccaccccccGTGGCAGCCATGTCCCCTCCCCCCACTCCAGCggcaccaccccccaccccaggAGCTCGGGTCTTTGCCAGTCCACTGGCCAAGAAGCTTGCAGCAGACAAGGGCATCGACCTTTCT ATGGTGAGTGGTACAGGCCCCGGGGGAAGAATACGTTCCCAGGATATCGAGGCCTTCACACCTGCGGCTGCACCCGCGCCAGCTGTGGCACCTGCGGCACCCTCGGCGGCACCTGTTGGCACGTTTGTGGACATCCCTCTCACCAACGTCAGGAAG GTTATTGCCAGCCGACTACTACAGTCCAAGACCACTATCCCACACTACTATCTGTCTGTGGACATTAACATGGACAATGTTATAGC GCTTCGGAAGGAACTGAATGCCATTGTCGAGAAAGAAGATGTGAAGCTATCTGTCAATGACTTCATCATCAAGGCAGCAGCCCTGTCCTGTCTGAAAGTGCCGGAGTGCAACTCTTCCTGGATGGACTCTGTTATAAGACA ATACAACAAAGTGGATGTGAATGTAGCTGTGAGCACAGATTCTGGCCTCATCACACCTATTGTCTTCAATGCACACACAAAG GGCTTGGCAGCCATCAACTCGGACGTGATCAGTCTTGCAGCCAGAGCCAGGGAAGGCAAACTACAGTTACAGGAATTTCAG GGAGGAACCTTCACAGTGTCGAACCTAGGCATGTTCGGGATCAAGAACTTCTCTGCAGTGATCAACCCTCCTCAGGCCTGTATCCTGGCCGTGGGAGGGGCTGTCAAGACTGTGGTGCCTGATGCGGATGCAGAGAACGG CCTGAGTGTGGCCACCATGATGAGTGTAACTCTGAGCTGTGACCACAGAGTGGTGGACGGTGCTGTCGGAGCGCAGTGGCTTCAAGAGTTCAAACTTTACCTAGAAAAACCAGAAACCATGTTGTTGTAA
- the LOC118404928 gene encoding melatonin receptor type 1C-like, which translates to MAVVETELPRVLMIILVVILILLGTVGNLSIILVISLTKDLWTTTNTFIINLAIADLFVTIIVDPYNVVGIHTDQYLLDHPVQCEVVGSICVITCSVSLATVAAISFNRYLFVCHNPLHDRIFTKKWCGVIVVCLWLYGGLVDVPLHFGWGSHGYDLKTMGCTYDRAHTYGYTLYLLL; encoded by the exons ATGGCGGTGGTAGAAACGGAGTTACCGCGAGTGCTCATGATCATACTCGTGGTTATTCTCATTTTGTTGGGAACTGTCGGCAACTTGTCAATCATACTCGTCATCTCTCTTACCAAGGACCTCTGGACCACGACCAACACCTTCATTATCAACCTGGCCATAGCGGACTTGTTCGTGACGATTATTGTGGATCCGTATAACGTAGTAG GAATCCACACGGACCAGTATCTGCTGGATCATCCGGTCCAGTGCGAGGTGGTTGGCTCCATCTGTGTGATCACGTGCTCCGTTTCATTGGCAACCGTGGCGGCCATCAGTTTCAACAGATACCTGTTTGTTTGCCACAACCCTCTACATGACAGG ATCTTCACTAAGAAGTGGTGCGGTGTGATCGTGGTATGTCTGTGGCTGTACGGCGGTCTGGTGGACGTGCCTCTTCACTTCGGCTGGGGTAGCCATGGTTACGACCTGAAGACTATGGGCTGTACATACGACCGGGCACACACGTACGGATACACGCTGTACCTG CTGCTTTAG
- the LOC118404784 gene encoding galanin receptor 2b-like — protein sequence MIVIIPLLTVVYSYTNVYMFARSSRQRLVGAMNEAKVKQDDLKLIKTLVIMCVTFFFCWSPYAIVVLADFEDHWPQTVHFLALIMAHASSSINCIIYGFTNDKFRRGLFHLVGKGRVQAGSGEVLHANHHSVAPTDIEMFNVAQNKPITTNMIVVS from the exons ATGATAGTTATCATCCCACTGCTGACAGTGGTCTACTCCTACACTAACGTCTACATGTTCGCGCGCAGTTCACGCCAGCGCCTCGTGGGGGCCATGAACGAGGCCAAGGTCAAACAAGATGACCTCAag CTCATCAAGACCCTGGTGATCATGTGcgtgacatttttcttctgcTGGTCCCCCTACGCCATAGTGGTACTGGCCGACTTCGAAGATCACTGGCCCCAG ACGGTGCACTTCCTCGCCCTGATCATGGCGCATGCGTCCTCGAGCATCAACTGCATCATCTACGGATTCACCAATGACAAGTTCCGCCGCGGACTGTTCCATTTGGTGGGGAAGGGCAGGGTCCAGGCTGGCTCGGGAGAGGTCCTTCATGCCAACCATCATTCTGTCGCCCCCACTGATATTGAGATGTTCAACGTAGCTCAAAATAAGCCCATCACCACAAACATGATCGTGGTTTCGTAA